One region of Brassica napus cultivar Da-Ae chromosome A10, Da-Ae, whole genome shotgun sequence genomic DNA includes:
- the LOC106449712 gene encoding hexokinase-like 1 protein, with amino-acid sequence MSLITFAASPLVITPTVRSFTFSPPLRRSNNTVMSAVRSETTSTCPVLTMFKKDCATPTPFLRDVANAIADDMQAGLAVHGGGDLEMILTYVDALPSGKEEGLFYALDLGGTNFRVRSVQLGGEEERVVATKSEQLSIPQKLMIGTSEELFGFIASKLADFVAKEEPGRFRLEQGRKREIGFTFSFPVNQTSIDSGTLIKWTKGFNVSGMEGKNVVACLNEAMEAHGLDMRVSALVNDGVGTLAGARYWDKDVMAGVILGTGTNACYVEQKHAIPKLQNKSSSGTTIINTEWGGFSKCLPRTIFDQEMDKDSLNPGEHLYEKMISGMYLGEIVRRVLLHMCQTSDLFGQAVPAKLETPLALKSQDLCKMQEDNTDDLSSVGSILYNIFEVKGDLKDRRRVMEVCDTVVKRGGRLAGAGIVAILERIERETKRLASGQRTVVAMDGALYEKYPQYRQYMQDALVELLGDELASHVQIKHTKDVSGLGAALLAATNSIY; translated from the exons ATGTCACTCATTACCTTTGCTGCTTCCCCTCTTGTTATTACCCCAACCGTTAGATCTTTCACCTTCTCACCACCTCTTCGTCGCTCCAATAACACCGTAATGTCCGCCGTCCGATCTGAGACCACTTCAACATGTCCTGTACTGACCATGTTTAAGAAGGACTGTGCCACCCCTACGCCGTTCTTACGCGATGTAGCCAACGCCATTGCCGATGACATGCAAGCCGGTCTAGCTGTCCATGGAGGAGGAGATCTCGAGATGATCTTGACTTATGTTGATGCTTTGCCTTCTGG GAAAGAGGAAGGTTTGTTCTATGCATTGGATTTAGGTGGAACAAACTTTCGGGTGCGTAGCGTACAGTTAGGAGGAGAGGAAGAACGTGTCGTAGCCACCAAGTCTGAGCAGCTATCTATTCCTCAGAAGCTTATGATTGGTACAAGTGAG GAACTCTTCGGGTTCATTGCTTCAAAGCTTGCAGATTTCGTTGCAAAGGAGGAGCCAGGGCGGTTTAGGCTGGAACAAGGAAGGAAAAGGGAGATTGGGTTTACTTTCTCCTTCCCTGTGAATCAAACCTCTATTGATTCAGGAACACTTATCAAGTGGACTAAAGGCTTTAATGTCTCTGGAATG GAAGGTAAAAATGTGGTTGCCTGTTTAAATGAAGCTATGGAAGCACATGGACTTGATATGCGAGTTTCTGCTCTC GTAAATGATGGAGTGGGAACATTAGCTGGAGCAAGGTATTGGGACAAAGATGTGATGGCCGGTGTGATTCTTGGCACTGGGACCAATGCTTGTTATGTTGAGCAGAAGCATGCAATTCCTAAACTCCAAAACAAATCTTCTTCTGGAACAACG ATCATAAACACAGAGTGGGGAGGTTTCTCTAAGTGTCTTCCACGAACCATTTTTGACCAAGAGATGGATAAGGATAGCTTAAATCCTGGTGAACAT TTATATGAGAAGATGATCTCAGGGATGTACCTTGGTGAAATTGTAAGGAGGGTTTTGCTCCATATGTGTCAAACTAGTGACTTGTTCGGACAAGCTGTTCCTGCCAAACTAGAAACTCCTTTGGCACTCAA GAGCCAGGATCTATGCAAAATGCAAGAGGACAATACAGATGATCTTTCAAGTGTTGGATCAATCCTATACAACATTTTTGAG GTAAAGGGGGATCTGAAGGATAGGAGGAGAGTGATGGAAGTGTGTGACACGGTAGTGAAACGCGGAGGACGTCTAGCAGGAGCTGGTATAGTGGCAATTCTGGAGAGGAttgagagagagacaaaaagaCTGGCTTCAGGTCAAAGAACCGTTGTGGCTATGGACGGTGCACTCTACGAGAAGTACCCGCAGTATCGACAGTATATGCAAGATGCACTAGTTGAGCTTCTTGGTGATGAACTTGCAAGTCACGTTCAGATTAAACATACCAAAGATGTGTCTGGGCTTGGTGCTGCTCTTTTGGCCGCTACTAACTCCATTTATTAG